One segment of uncultured Propionivibrio sp. DNA contains the following:
- a CDS encoding response regulator, with protein sequence MKILLVDDSRSAAVVFAERLRAFGNEVAVAHDGREGVEQFQRFAPDLVLMDIEMPVMDGFEATRQIRAFEAAQQWAWTPILFLTSVGTDDNVIAAIEAGGDELIAKNVPEGVLRAKMMAMTRIAALRHEVIEANRQLAEDIRLRELAEAELACRCDELSEVNTKLARVQGQLIQSEKMASIGQLAAGVAHQVNTPLAYVHATIGTLLQNVQQLLGLVGAYDEAVKDLPPERLDRVAACHRYIDVERLAAEAERLGRESRENIERVRKIAHSLREFAQTGAAGRWRFADLHRGIDATLELLGSEVSDKADVIRQYGELPEVECLPEQLNQVFMALLVNAEHAFGKARGQITIRSGVGKDSVWIEFADNGCGMPDDVRRRIFDPFFTTLPAGKGLGLGLSLSYGIIRSHGGTLVVDSAVGRGSRFRITLPVRQGGAG encoded by the coding sequence ATGAAAATTCTGCTGGTGGACGATTCGCGTTCGGCGGCCGTTGTCTTCGCCGAGCGGCTGCGGGCATTCGGTAACGAGGTGGCGGTCGCCCATGACGGGCGGGAGGGCGTCGAGCAGTTCCAGCGCTTCGCCCCCGATCTCGTCCTGATGGATATCGAGATGCCGGTGATGGACGGCTTCGAGGCGACGCGCCAGATCCGTGCTTTCGAGGCGGCGCAACAATGGGCGTGGACGCCGATCCTGTTCCTGACCTCGGTCGGCACCGACGACAATGTCATTGCCGCGATCGAGGCCGGCGGCGACGAGTTGATTGCCAAGAATGTGCCCGAAGGTGTGTTGCGCGCCAAGATGATGGCGATGACGCGGATTGCCGCGTTGCGGCACGAGGTCATCGAAGCCAACCGCCAACTGGCCGAGGATATCCGCCTGCGCGAGCTGGCCGAGGCCGAACTCGCCTGTCGCTGCGACGAGCTGTCGGAGGTCAATACCAAGCTGGCACGTGTGCAAGGACAACTTATCCAGAGCGAGAAGATGGCCAGCATCGGGCAACTGGCTGCCGGCGTGGCGCATCAGGTCAATACGCCGTTGGCGTATGTGCACGCGACGATCGGGACGCTGCTGCAGAACGTCCAGCAACTGCTCGGGTTGGTCGGCGCTTATGACGAAGCGGTGAAGGACTTGCCGCCGGAACGCCTCGATCGCGTCGCCGCCTGTCATCGCTATATTGACGTCGAGCGCCTGGCGGCGGAGGCCGAGCGCCTCGGTCGCGAGTCGCGCGAGAATATCGAACGGGTGCGCAAGATCGCGCACAGCCTGCGCGAATTCGCCCAGACGGGAGCGGCCGGCCGTTGGCGTTTCGCCGACCTGCATCGCGGCATCGATGCGACGCTCGAACTGCTCGGCAGCGAGGTCAGCGACAAGGCCGATGTCATCCGGCAGTACGGCGAGCTGCCCGAAGTCGAATGCCTGCCGGAACAGCTCAATCAGGTGTTCATGGCGTTGCTCGTCAACGCCGAGCATGCCTTTGGAAAGGCGCGCGGCCAGATCACCATCCGCAGCGGCGTCGGCAAGGACAGCGTCTGGATCGAGTTCGCCGACAACGGTTGCGGCATGCCCGACGACGTGCGCCGGCGCATTTTCGATCCCTTCTTCACCACGCTGCCGGCCGGCAAGGGACTCGGCCTCGGCCTCTCCCTCTCCTATGGCATCATCCGCAGCCACGGCGGGACGCTGGTCGTCGATAGCGCCGTCGGGCGAGGTTCGCGCTTCCGCATCACGCTGCCGGTGCGGCAGGGCGGTGCAGGCTAG
- a CDS encoding NAD(P)H-hydrate dehydratase, giving the protein MTLDNALPLYRSADLRRIESAAADQKLMQRAGRAAADWATELCADGGAILVLAGPGNNGGDAFDAARRLRAAFFDVVLVFAGDPDRLPADAAAACKHFLAEGGLIRTAIPAHGRWALIIDGLFGIGITRDISGPYADLIERANALADRDACPLLALDCPSGLDADTGVVRGTVIRASHTLSFIAAKPGLFTGDGPDYCGNCRVAALDLDAEAIAPAAGRLVGGDAFAASLTPRQRNSHKGSYGNAGILGGASGMTGAALLSARAALRLGSGRVYVALLDAQAPALDPCQPELMLRRPDALDDATLTALACGPGLGTSIAAKEQLDAALRQDIPLVLDADALNLLARECDLPVAVALRQAPTLLTPHPAEAARLLERSVAAIQSDRIGAAQEIAERFNALVALKGCGTVLARPDGQWRINANGNPGLSTAGSGDVLTGIVVALLAQGWDAEAALAGGVHLHGAAADRLVEEGVGPVGLTAGELIDSARRCLNDWISGV; this is encoded by the coding sequence ATGACCCTCGACAACGCCCTCCCGCTCTATCGTTCCGCCGATCTGCGCCGCATCGAAAGCGCGGCCGCCGACCAGAAGCTCATGCAGCGCGCCGGCCGCGCCGCCGCCGACTGGGCGACCGAACTGTGCGCCGACGGCGGCGCCATCCTTGTCCTTGCCGGCCCCGGCAACAACGGCGGCGACGCCTTCGACGCGGCGCGGCGACTGCGCGCAGCCTTCTTCGATGTCGTCCTCGTCTTCGCCGGCGATCCCGACCGCCTGCCGGCCGACGCCGCGGCCGCCTGCAAGCACTTCCTCGCCGAGGGCGGCCTCATCCGCACCGCCATTCCGGCGCACGGGCGCTGGGCACTGATCATCGACGGCCTCTTCGGCATCGGCATTACCCGTGACATCAGCGGCCCCTATGCCGACCTCATCGAACGCGCCAACGCCCTTGCCGACCGCGACGCTTGCCCGCTGCTGGCGCTCGATTGTCCGAGCGGACTCGACGCCGACACCGGCGTCGTGCGCGGCACCGTCATCCGCGCCAGCCACACGCTGAGCTTCATCGCCGCCAAGCCCGGCCTGTTCACCGGTGACGGGCCCGATTACTGCGGCAACTGCCGTGTCGCCGCGCTCGACCTCGACGCCGAAGCGATCGCCCCGGCAGCCGGGCGCCTGGTCGGCGGCGACGCATTCGCCGCGTCTCTGACACCGCGCCAGCGCAACAGCCACAAGGGCAGCTACGGCAACGCCGGCATCCTCGGCGGTGCGTCCGGCATGACCGGCGCCGCCCTGCTCTCCGCCCGTGCCGCCCTGCGTCTCGGCAGCGGCCGCGTCTACGTCGCGCTGCTCGACGCGCAGGCGCCGGCGCTCGACCCGTGCCAGCCCGAACTGATGCTGCGCCGGCCCGACGCGCTCGATGACGCCACACTCACCGCGCTCGCCTGTGGCCCGGGCCTCGGCACCTCGATCGCTGCAAAGGAACAATTGGACGCCGCCTTACGCCAGGACATCCCGCTCGTGCTCGATGCCGACGCGCTGAACCTGCTCGCGCGCGAATGCGATCTGCCGGTCGCCGTCGCGCTGCGTCAGGCACCGACGCTGTTGACGCCACATCCGGCCGAAGCCGCGCGCCTGCTCGAACGGAGCGTCGCGGCGATCCAGTCCGACCGCATCGGCGCCGCCCAGGAAATCGCCGAGCGCTTCAACGCCCTCGTCGCCCTCAAGGGCTGCGGCACGGTACTGGCTCGGCCGGACGGACAGTGGCGGATCAATGCCAACGGCAATCCCGGACTATCGACCGCCGGCAGCGGCGACGTGCTGACAGGTATCGTCGTCGCCTTGTTGGCACAGGGCTGGGACGCCGAAGCGGCATTGGCCGGCGGTGTGCATCTGCACGGCGCCGCGGCCGACCGGCTCGTGGAGGAAGGCGTCGGCCCGGTCGGGCTGACGGCCGGCGAACTCATCGACAGCGCGCGGCGCTGCCTGAACGACTGGATCAGCGGCGTCTGA